A single region of the Devosia sp. FJ2-5-3 genome encodes:
- a CDS encoding dihydrodipicolinate synthase family protein, which yields MTNPATAFPVSGVFSAAATPILEDGSPDHASFAAHCKALIAEGCHGVALLGTTGEANSFSLNQRQQLLERVISAGLDPQQLLPGTSQTNIADSVTLVKHAIDAGVKACVVLPPFYYKGVSDEGLFRFYAQLVERVGSDDLRIILYHIPPIAQVGLSIELVGRLREAFPGVFVGIKDSSGKLESMQAYAAAFKDFSVLAGADPFMLPLLRAGGAGCITSSSNLIGKHLRVVFDNWFDPARSEAVEAAQARINAWRDLSNAYVQLPTVKAMLARRRGNDGWLRVCPPLVELSAAEAETVWARMAELEAQENV from the coding sequence ATGACCAATCCCGCCACCGCATTCCCCGTCTCGGGCGTGTTCAGCGCCGCCGCCACGCCTATTCTGGAAGATGGTTCGCCCGACCATGCAAGCTTTGCCGCCCACTGCAAGGCGCTCATTGCGGAGGGCTGCCACGGTGTGGCGCTGCTGGGCACGACGGGCGAGGCCAATTCCTTCAGCCTTAACCAGCGCCAGCAATTGCTCGAGCGGGTCATCTCCGCCGGGCTCGATCCGCAGCAGCTTCTGCCGGGTACCTCCCAGACCAACATCGCCGACAGCGTGACCCTCGTAAAACACGCAATCGATGCCGGGGTGAAAGCCTGCGTCGTGCTGCCGCCCTTCTACTACAAGGGCGTCAGCGACGAAGGCCTGTTCCGCTTCTATGCCCAATTGGTAGAACGGGTCGGCAGCGACGACCTCCGCATCATTCTCTACCACATCCCGCCCATCGCCCAGGTTGGCCTGTCGATTGAACTGGTTGGCCGGCTGCGCGAGGCGTTTCCCGGCGTCTTTGTCGGCATCAAGGACAGCTCGGGCAAGCTCGAGAGCATGCAAGCTTACGCCGCAGCCTTTAAGGATTTCTCCGTGCTGGCCGGGGCCGACCCCTTCATGCTGCCGCTGCTGCGGGCCGGCGGGGCTGGGTGCATCACCTCGAGCTCCAATCTCATCGGCAAGCATCTGCGCGTCGTGTTCGACAATTGGTTCGACCCGGCGAGGAGCGAAGCGGTCGAGGCGGCCCAGGCGCGGATCAATGCCTGGCGCGACCTCTCCAACGCCTATGTCCAGCTCCCCACCGTCAAGGCCATGCTGGCGCGGCGGCGCGGCAATGATGGCTGGTTGCGGGTCTGCCCGCCCCTGGTCGAGCTGAGCGCGGCTGAGGCCGAGACCGTCTGGGCCCGAATGGCCGAACTGGAGGCCCAGGAAAATGTCTGA
- a CDS encoding ABC transporter permease: MTKMIGQRAIASLLSLLGLMVLVFFLSRLTGDPAVLFLPIDATEEMKQQFRALHGLDLPLIEQFGRYVLDIVQLDFGESLRKARPAIDIVIEAYSWTLPLAVITMSLVVVAAIILGSLAAFNVGGFFDRLVSIVSLVGASAPDFWIAIVAIVIFSLGLGWLPTSGVGTPWHWILPITVLFIRPFGLVVQVVRGSMLSALSAPYVKTARAKGVKNLPLIFVHTLRNGMLPVITVIGDQAAAMLNGAVIVETIFGFPGIGKLMIDSILQRDFNVVLAAIMVTAIAIFIMNILIDIAYGLLDPRIRQ; encoded by the coding sequence ATGACCAAAATGATCGGGCAGCGCGCCATAGCGAGCCTCCTGTCCCTGCTGGGACTGATGGTCCTGGTGTTCTTTCTGTCGCGACTGACCGGCGATCCGGCAGTGCTGTTCCTGCCCATCGATGCGACCGAGGAGATGAAGCAGCAGTTCCGCGCCCTGCATGGGCTCGACCTGCCGCTGATCGAACAATTCGGGCGCTATGTGCTCGATATCGTCCAGCTCGATTTCGGCGAAAGCCTGCGCAAGGCGCGCCCCGCCATCGATATCGTCATCGAAGCCTATAGCTGGACGCTGCCGCTGGCGGTGATCACCATGAGCCTCGTGGTGGTCGCCGCGATCATCCTCGGCTCGCTCGCCGCCTTCAATGTCGGCGGCTTTTTCGACCGGCTGGTATCCATCGTGTCGCTCGTGGGCGCCTCGGCCCCCGATTTCTGGATCGCCATCGTCGCCATCGTCATCTTTTCGCTGGGCCTGGGCTGGCTGCCGACCTCGGGCGTCGGGACGCCATGGCACTGGATCCTGCCCATTACCGTGCTCTTCATCCGGCCGTTCGGGCTGGTGGTGCAGGTGGTTCGCGGCTCCATGCTTTCGGCGCTCTCGGCCCCCTATGTGAAGACGGCACGGGCCAAGGGCGTCAAGAATTTGCCGCTGATCTTCGTGCACACCCTGCGCAATGGCATGCTGCCCGTCATTACCGTCATCGGCGACCAGGCCGCGGCCATGCTCAACGGCGCCGTCATCGTCGAGACCATTTTCGGTTTCCCCGGCATCGGCAAGCTGATGATCGATTCCATCCTGCAGCGCGACTTCAACGTGGTGCTCGCCGCCATCATGGTCACCGCCATCGCCATCTTCATCATGAACATCCTGATCGACATCGCCTATGGGCTGCTCGATCCGCGGATCCGACAATAG
- a CDS encoding biotin transporter BioY has product MSTRSLVLIALFTAIIVVLGLIPPIMVGFFPVPIQAQNLGVMLAGVVLGARGGAFSVLLLLVLVAIGLPVLSGGRGGLAVFMSPTAGYLVGFLPAAFVTGWLSSKAAKAMAGGGKLFAGFFLAAAIGVVIDHAFGIAWLAFAAGLSLFDAVIGNLIFVPGDLIKAAIAAYVGLLLSTNLGARGRLD; this is encoded by the coding sequence ATGTCTACACGGTCCCTGGTCCTGATCGCCCTGTTCACGGCAATCATCGTCGTGCTCGGGCTCATCCCGCCGATCATGGTGGGCTTTTTCCCGGTCCCCATCCAGGCGCAGAACCTTGGGGTGATGCTCGCCGGCGTGGTTCTGGGGGCACGCGGCGGCGCCTTTTCGGTGCTGCTGCTGCTGGTGCTGGTAGCCATCGGCCTGCCCGTGCTGTCCGGCGGACGGGGCGGGCTTGCGGTGTTCATGAGCCCAACGGCGGGCTATCTGGTGGGCTTTCTGCCGGCGGCATTCGTCACGGGCTGGCTGTCGAGCAAGGCCGCCAAGGCAATGGCGGGCGGCGGCAAGCTCTTTGCCGGGTTCTTCCTCGCGGCGGCAATCGGCGTCGTCATCGACCATGCCTTCGGCATTGCCTGGCTCGCCTTCGCCGCCGGCCTCTCGCTGTTCGACGCGGTCATCGGCAATCTGATCTTCGTGCCGGGCGATTTGATCAAGGCCGCCATCGCCGCCTATGTCGGCCTGCTGCTGAGCACCAATCTGGGCGCCAGGGGCCGGCTCGACTGA
- a CDS encoding iron-containing alcohol dehydrogenase, which translates to MSEAILSMARPITLVQPQRLEIGGGAIGRLGEWAGAYERIFVLAMVPTMGFVERIGLKGVVETFIDIPPEPDLPAVEAALAAARAFKPDLVIGLGGGSVMDVAKLVAALWDSDQSILDVVGVDKILGRRSALAQVPTTSGTGSEAGTRALVANPETLAKMAIESRHMLADIAVLDPELTYSVPAAVTAATGIDALAHCVEAFTNLKAHPLIDGYARMGIDLVGRYLARAVENGQDIEARTGMMLASYYGGICLGPVNTAGGHALAYPLGTRLKLPHGLANAIIFPHVLAFNAPVVPEKTRAICDFLQFRGSDADALRSESLAFCRRLGVETSLAAHGAPADELPIWASEAHAIRRLMDNNPRPMSVEDVLAIYRAAMA; encoded by the coding sequence ATGTCTGAAGCCATTCTCTCCATGGCGCGCCCGATCACCCTCGTGCAGCCGCAGCGGCTCGAAATCGGTGGCGGCGCCATTGGCCGGCTCGGCGAATGGGCCGGCGCCTATGAGCGGATCTTCGTTCTCGCCATGGTCCCGACCATGGGCTTTGTCGAGCGCATCGGCCTCAAGGGCGTGGTCGAAACCTTCATCGACATCCCCCCCGAGCCGGATCTGCCGGCGGTCGAGGCCGCGCTGGCCGCCGCGCGCGCCTTCAAGCCGGATCTGGTGATCGGGCTCGGTGGCGGCTCGGTGATGGATGTCGCCAAGCTCGTGGCCGCGCTGTGGGACAGCGACCAGTCCATTCTCGATGTGGTCGGCGTCGACAAGATCCTTGGCCGCCGCAGCGCCCTGGCGCAGGTGCCCACCACCTCGGGCACCGGCTCGGAAGCGGGCACGCGCGCCCTCGTCGCCAATCCTGAAACCCTCGCCAAGATGGCGATCGAAAGCCGGCACATGCTGGCCGACATCGCCGTGCTCGATCCCGAACTGACCTATAGCGTGCCCGCTGCGGTCACCGCCGCGACCGGCATCGATGCGCTCGCCCATTGCGTCGAGGCCTTCACCAATCTCAAGGCCCATCCCCTGATCGATGGCTATGCCCGCATGGGCATCGACCTCGTCGGGCGCTATCTCGCGCGCGCCGTCGAAAACGGACAGGACATCGAGGCCCGCACCGGCATGATGCTGGCCTCCTACTACGGCGGCATCTGCCTCGGGCCCGTCAATACGGCTGGCGGGCATGCGCTGGCCTATCCGCTGGGCACGCGGCTCAAGCTGCCGCACGGTCTGGCCAATGCCATCATCTTTCCGCATGTCCTGGCTTTCAATGCCCCGGTCGTGCCAGAAAAGACCCGCGCGATCTGCGATTTCCTCCAGTTTCGCGGCAGCGACGCCGACGCGCTGCGCTCCGAAAGCCTCGCATTCTGTCGTCGCCTCGGGGTGGAGACCAGCCTTGCCGCCCATGGTGCGCCCGCCGACGAATTGCCGATCTGGGCCAGCGAAGCCCATGCCATCCGCCGGCTGATGGACAACAATCCCCGCCCGATGTCGGTCGAGGATGTCCTTGCGATCTATCGGGCAGCCATGGCCTGA
- a CDS encoding exo-alpha-sialidase, whose translation MSPEDIAARMDGRLVAGAEGRNEAFLPSPMVQNHAAFIERLDDGTLACLWFGGTLEGKSDISIYGSTLSPGATVWSAPVRLSDDDQRSEQNPVLWRDSRGQWHLFHTAQPAGNQDECLLRTRPVSLSGNQLVSGPPRELDLPLGSFIRGRFVRRKDGAVMMGVFRCISRPGQRWNGSHDNAAVAVSTDDGQTWTMSDVPGSIGSVHMTIVPLDGDHMVAFYRRRQSDFVCRSESLDGGFTWSEPRPTDVPNNNSSINVIRLRDGRLAMLCNPASAATSTDRRASLYDEIEEGDDRPDATGGCAPIWGVPRAPLTLCISTDGGLTWPQRRIVDDSPGTCTSNNSVDGRNKELSYPYLLEGEDGALHLAYTYFRRAIKYVRLPAGWIDGE comes from the coding sequence GTGTCGCCAGAGGATATCGCAGCGCGGATGGACGGGCGCCTTGTGGCCGGGGCAGAGGGGCGGAACGAGGCTTTCCTGCCGTCTCCGATGGTGCAGAACCACGCCGCCTTCATCGAGCGTCTGGACGATGGCACGCTGGCCTGCCTGTGGTTCGGCGGGACCCTTGAGGGCAAGTCCGATATTTCGATCTATGGCTCGACGCTTTCCCCCGGTGCGACGGTGTGGAGCGCGCCGGTGCGGCTGAGCGATGACGACCAGCGGTCAGAGCAGAATCCCGTCCTCTGGCGCGATAGTCGGGGCCAGTGGCACCTGTTCCACACTGCCCAGCCAGCCGGCAATCAGGATGAATGCCTGCTGCGCACGCGCCCGGTTTCGCTGTCCGGCAATCAGCTGGTCTCGGGTCCGCCGCGCGAGCTCGACCTGCCTCTGGGCAGCTTCATTCGTGGCCGTTTCGTCCGGCGGAAGGACGGGGCTGTGATGATGGGTGTGTTCCGCTGCATCTCGCGACCGGGCCAGCGTTGGAATGGCAGCCACGACAACGCCGCCGTTGCCGTCAGCACGGATGACGGCCAGACCTGGACCATGAGCGACGTGCCCGGCTCGATCGGCTCGGTGCACATGACCATCGTGCCGCTCGATGGCGATCACATGGTCGCCTTCTACCGCCGGCGCCAGTCCGATTTCGTCTGCCGCTCGGAAAGCCTCGATGGTGGTTTCACCTGGTCCGAACCTCGCCCCACCGACGTGCCCAACAACAATTCATCGATCAACGTCATCCGCCTGCGCGACGGACGGCTGGCCATGCTTTGCAACCCGGCATCGGCCGCGACCTCCACGGATCGGCGGGCCTCGCTCTATGACGAGATCGAGGAAGGTGACGACCGCCCCGATGCGACGGGCGGCTGCGCGCCGATCTGGGGTGTGCCCCGCGCCCCGCTGACGCTCTGCATATCCACCGATGGCGGCCTGACCTGGCCGCAGCGTCGGATCGTCGATGACAGCCCCGGCACCTGCACGTCCAATAATTCGGTCGACGGGCGCAACAAGGAGCTGTCCTATCCCTATCTGCTGGAAGGGGAGGATGGGGCATTGCACCTGGCCTATACCTATTTCCGGCGCGCCATCAAATATGTCCGCCTGCCCGCAGGCTGGATCGACGGAGAATAG
- the pdxA gene encoding 4-hydroxythreonine-4-phosphate dehydrogenase PdxA, which translates to MSQIIGITMGDPAGVGPEISIKALAEMDADARARTRIYGNRATLEAARAAVGVSLDLDGVVVDLPMEGAPLPWGKLDPICGDAAFRFIEKAVRDAEAGEIGCIVTAPINKEALNAAGHHYDGHTGMLAALTGQKSAFMLLASERLKVIHVSTHVSLKTAIDRATPERILATIRAGNEHLKRVGYEHPRIAIAGINPHCGENGLFGTEDDVQVAPAVAMARAEGIDVVGPISADTVFHRAYNGGFDLVVAQYHDQGHIPIKLVAFDTAVNVSLGLPIDRTSVDHGTAFDIAGTGKANHINMNSAIAYARRLVSGKK; encoded by the coding sequence TTGAGCCAGATCATCGGCATTACCATGGGCGATCCGGCAGGGGTGGGCCCGGAAATTTCCATCAAGGCCCTGGCCGAGATGGATGCGGACGCCCGCGCCCGGACCCGCATCTATGGCAATCGCGCCACGCTCGAGGCCGCTCGCGCCGCTGTCGGCGTGTCCCTCGATCTCGATGGCGTGGTTGTCGACCTGCCGATGGAAGGCGCGCCGCTGCCTTGGGGCAAGCTCGATCCGATTTGCGGCGACGCGGCTTTCCGCTTCATCGAAAAAGCGGTGCGCGATGCTGAGGCCGGCGAGATCGGCTGCATCGTGACAGCGCCGATCAACAAGGAAGCGCTCAACGCGGCCGGTCATCATTATGATGGCCACACCGGCATGTTGGCGGCGCTGACCGGGCAGAAATCGGCCTTCATGCTGCTGGCCTCCGAGCGGCTCAAAGTCATCCACGTCTCCACCCACGTTTCGCTCAAGACTGCCATCGACCGGGCAACCCCCGAGCGCATCCTCGCCACCATTCGCGCCGGCAACGAGCATCTCAAGCGCGTCGGCTATGAGCACCCGCGCATCGCCATTGCCGGGATCAACCCACATTGCGGCGAAAATGGCCTCTTCGGCACCGAAGACGATGTGCAGGTGGCCCCGGCCGTCGCCATGGCGCGAGCCGAGGGCATCGACGTGGTCGGCCCCATCTCCGCCGATACCGTCTTTCACCGGGCCTATAATGGCGGCTTCGACCTGGTCGTCGCCCAATATCACGATCAGGGGCACATCCCCATCAAGCTCGTGGCCTTCGACACCGCCGTCAATGTCTCGCTGGGGCTGCCGATCGACCGGACCTCGGTGGATCACGGCACGGCGTTCGACATCGCCGGCACCGGCAAGGCCAATCATATCAACATGAACTCTGCCATCGCCTATGCGCGCCGGCTCGTCTCGGGGAAGAAATGA
- a CDS encoding ABC transporter substrate-binding protein: MFKPLLIGALLASTTIAPALAQANTDITVVLSEELDLVEPCMATRSNIGRVIMQNISETLTELDVRGDAGLMPRLAESWEDLGNGTWQFKLRQGVTFSDGSAFDANDVKHSFDRVFSDQITCESKRYFADTALSFEVVDDNTINITADPVQPILPLLMTLVTIVPSETPMEFVRDPIGTGPYAMTDWTAGQQIVLERRDDYWGAQPEVTKATYVFRSEPAVRAGMVAAGEADIAPQITAEVADNRDLDFAYPNSETVYLRIDGQDAPTDDIRIRKALNHAIEREAFIGTILPEGTELAVAMVPPTTLGWNPNLTPPAYDPDLAKQLIAEAQADGVDTSLPIEIVARTENFPNVTEVAEAIVQMLTDVGFNASLRMVEVAEHEQFYSKPYPESEGTRLVMAQHDNSRGDPVFSMFFKYASEGTQSGVADPKVDDLIARASAATGEERAAIWSELFAYVHDEIVADVLLFHMVGLSRVGERLEFTPTIATNGQLQLSEIGFK; the protein is encoded by the coding sequence TTGTTTAAACCGCTTCTGATTGGCGCCCTCTTGGCGTCCACGACGATTGCTCCTGCGCTGGCGCAGGCAAATACCGATATCACCGTGGTGCTGAGTGAAGAGCTCGACCTGGTCGAACCCTGCATGGCCACGCGTTCCAATATCGGGCGCGTCATCATGCAGAACATCAGCGAGACACTGACCGAGCTGGACGTCCGGGGCGATGCCGGCCTGATGCCGCGCCTGGCCGAAAGCTGGGAAGATCTCGGCAACGGCACCTGGCAGTTCAAGCTGCGCCAGGGCGTGACCTTCTCCGATGGCTCGGCCTTCGACGCCAACGACGTCAAGCACTCGTTCGACCGCGTCTTCTCCGACCAGATCACCTGCGAGAGCAAGCGCTACTTTGCCGACACCGCGCTCTCCTTCGAGGTGGTGGACGACAACACCATCAACATCACCGCCGATCCGGTCCAGCCCATCCTGCCGCTGCTGATGACGCTCGTCACCATCGTGCCGTCCGAAACGCCGATGGAATTCGTGCGCGACCCGATCGGCACCGGCCCTTATGCCATGACCGACTGGACGGCCGGCCAGCAGATCGTCCTCGAGCGCCGCGACGATTACTGGGGCGCACAGCCCGAAGTGACCAAGGCGACCTATGTGTTCCGCTCCGAGCCAGCCGTCCGCGCGGGCATGGTTGCCGCCGGCGAAGCCGACATCGCGCCGCAGATCACCGCCGAAGTTGCGGATAATCGCGATCTCGATTTCGCCTATCCGAACTCTGAAACCGTCTATCTGCGCATTGACGGCCAGGACGCGCCGACCGACGACATCCGCATTCGCAAGGCGCTCAACCACGCCATCGAACGCGAAGCCTTTATCGGCACCATCCTGCCCGAAGGCACCGAACTGGCCGTCGCCATGGTCCCACCCACGACGCTGGGCTGGAACCCCAACCTGACGCCGCCGGCTTATGATCCCGACCTCGCCAAGCAACTGATCGCCGAAGCCCAGGCCGATGGCGTCGACACCAGCCTGCCGATCGAGATCGTGGCCCGCACCGAGAACTTCCCGAACGTGACGGAAGTGGCCGAGGCCATCGTGCAGATGCTGACCGATGTCGGCTTCAACGCCAGCCTGCGCATGGTGGAAGTGGCCGAGCACGAGCAGTTCTACTCCAAGCCCTATCCGGAGAGCGAAGGCACGCGCCTCGTCATGGCCCAGCACGACAACAGCCGCGGCGACCCGGTGTTCTCGATGTTCTTCAAATATGCCAGCGAAGGCACCCAGTCCGGCGTCGCCGACCCCAAGGTGGACGATCTGATCGCCCGCGCTTCGGCCGCAACCGGGGAAGAACGCGCCGCCATCTGGTCCGAGCTCTTCGCCTATGTGCATGATGAGATCGTCGCCGACGTCCTCCTGTTCCACATGGTGGGCCTCAGCCGCGTCGGCGAACGACTTGAGTTCACCCCGACCATCGCCACCAATGGACAGCTGCAGCTGAGCGAAATCGGCTTCAAATAG
- a CDS encoding ABC transporter permease → MADLTLAKPDDNSAPRGPSLLSMLWRDKLAFASAVILLVIVLFALFGPALLGELATRQNLRGRNFPPFSLERGWVFFLGGDSLGRPMLARLVVAAHSTILIAAGTVFSALVVGAGLGLVAGYRGKTVSQIIMRLADVIMSFPSLLIAVVVLYVLGPSIQNMVLVLAITRIPIYLRTTRAEVLEVRERMFVQAAIVMGARHRRIILRHILPVIAPTLVTIATLDFAFVMLAESSLSFLGIGVQPPDITWGLMVSQGRPYLTTAWWLAFWPGMMIVLTALSLNLLSNWMRVALDPNQRWRLESRRTKNV, encoded by the coding sequence ATGGCAGACCTCACTCTCGCCAAGCCGGACGACAATTCCGCCCCGCGCGGGCCTTCGCTGCTCTCCATGCTGTGGCGCGACAAGCTCGCCTTCGCCTCGGCCGTGATCCTGCTGGTGATCGTGCTGTTCGCGCTGTTCGGCCCGGCGCTGCTGGGCGAGCTCGCGACGCGGCAGAATTTGCGCGGCCGCAATTTCCCGCCCTTCAGCCTCGAGCGCGGCTGGGTCTTCTTCCTGGGCGGCGATTCCCTCGGGCGGCCGATGCTGGCGCGCCTCGTCGTGGCCGCGCACAGCACGATCCTGATTGCCGCGGGCACGGTGTTTTCGGCCCTCGTCGTCGGCGCGGGGCTCGGGCTCGTCGCCGGCTACAGGGGCAAGACGGTGTCGCAGATCATCATGCGCCTCGCCGACGTGATCATGTCGTTCCCCTCGCTGCTGATCGCGGTCGTCGTGCTTTATGTGCTGGGACCCTCCATACAGAACATGGTGCTGGTGCTGGCCATTACCCGCATCCCGATCTATCTGCGCACGACCCGAGCGGAGGTGCTCGAAGTGCGCGAGCGCATGTTCGTGCAGGCGGCTATCGTCATGGGGGCTCGGCACCGGCGCATCATCCTCAGGCACATCCTGCCGGTGATCGCGCCGACGCTGGTCACCATCGCGACGCTGGATTTCGCCTTCGTCATGCTGGCTGAATCCTCGCTGTCATTCCTCGGCATCGGCGTGCAGCCGCCCGATATCACCTGGGGCCTGATGGTCAGCCAGGGCAGGCCCTATCTCACCACGGCATGGTGGCTGGCCTTCTGGCCGGGGATGATGATTGTCCTCACCGCGCTCTCGCTCAATCTCCTGTCCAACTGGATGCGCGTCGCGCTCGACCCCAACCAGCGCTGGCGCCTCGAATCCCGGAGGACGAAGAATGTCTGA